Proteins encoded by one window of Halorubrum ruber:
- a CDS encoding desampylase: MIEFAREAYDDVVRHADAGGAEEVCGVLAGTRGDGDESSVVARAHEAENVADASEVRYRIDPEEQLELFEAIEADGRDVVGFYHSHPAGPARPSETDASRATWPGYSYVICALDGSPFVGSWRWRGDEAGFEQETVSVSGER, translated from the coding sequence ATGATCGAGTTCGCTCGGGAGGCCTACGACGACGTGGTCCGGCACGCCGACGCGGGCGGCGCCGAGGAGGTCTGTGGCGTGCTGGCCGGGACCCGCGGCGACGGTGACGAGTCGAGCGTCGTCGCGCGCGCTCACGAGGCCGAGAACGTCGCCGACGCGTCCGAGGTCCGGTACCGGATCGACCCGGAGGAGCAGCTCGAACTGTTCGAGGCGATCGAGGCCGACGGCCGCGACGTGGTCGGCTTCTACCACTCGCACCCGGCGGGACCGGCGCGCCCGAGCGAGACGGACGCCTCGCGGGCGACGTGGCCCGGCTACTCGTACGTGATCTGTGCGCTCGACGGCTCCCCGTTCGTCGGCTCGTGGCGCTGGCGCGGCGACGAGGCGGGGTTCGAACAGGAGACGGTGTCGGTTAGCGGCGAGCGGTAG
- a CDS encoding non-canonical purine NTP pyrophosphatase codes for MLRYVTTNPGKVREAERYLPDGSVERLDFDYAEVQADELGPIAARGAREAYRHADGPVLVDDAGLFVEGLDGFPGPYSSYVEDTLGVERVHEIAADLDDRRAAFRCVLGYCDGEGFAASPDPVDRGDRDAAAAAGPDEGEGDGGSGDAGADPLPVKLFEGYVPGRIVAPRGDGGFGYDPIFEHDGETFAEMDTDRKNAVSHRGRALEKFAEWYADR; via the coding sequence GTGCTCAGGTACGTGACGACGAACCCGGGGAAGGTGCGCGAGGCGGAGCGGTACCTCCCGGACGGCTCGGTGGAGCGGCTCGACTTCGACTACGCGGAGGTCCAGGCCGACGAGCTCGGCCCGATCGCGGCCCGCGGGGCCCGCGAGGCGTACCGCCACGCGGACGGTCCGGTCCTCGTTGACGACGCGGGACTGTTCGTCGAGGGGCTTGACGGCTTCCCGGGACCCTACTCCTCGTACGTCGAAGACACCCTCGGGGTCGAGCGCGTCCACGAGATCGCCGCCGACCTCGACGACCGCCGCGCAGCCTTCCGGTGCGTGCTCGGCTACTGCGACGGCGAGGGGTTCGCCGCGAGCCCCGACCCCGTGGACCGCGGCGACCGCGACGCGGCCGCGGCGGCGGGTCCGGACGAGGGCGAAGGTGACGGCGGTAGCGGCGACGCCGGCGCCGACCCGCTCCCGGTCAAGCTGTTCGAGGGGTACGTCCCGGGCCGGATCGTCGCGCCGCGGGGCGACGGCGGGTTCGGCTACGACCCGATCTTCGAACACGACGGCGAGACGTTCGCGGAGATGGACACCGACCGCAAGAACGCGGTGTCGCACCGCGGGCGGGCCTTAGAGAAGTTCGCGGAGTGGTACGCGGACCGGTAG
- a CDS encoding aminotransferase class III-fold pyridoxal phosphate-dependent enzyme yields the protein MDRDTATPAVAGLPGERAREWVDYHHESAAPSTYVYEFVWDRTAPAEGPFCTDVDGNVLMDFTSHVAAAPLGYNNPLIMDRLEEFDLVDPLKIAGQDFYAAGGPSPGDGLPGSSGLMDRLTDLTSHYDMDTVFLSNSGAEAVENAIKIAYDASDGAKYAITFDGAFHGRTLGALSLNRSKSVYRRDFPEISGVTEVPFCEDRTCSPETCSCGFFADGVSRLRKKLDPERGNVHPDDVAYLIMEPIQGEGGYRFPSEAFTDEIAALAEEHDITVIADEIQTGVGRTGEMWGSDHYAYDPDVIASGKGLRVGATVSRSDVFPEETGRLSSTWGAGDLIASAQGALTLDAIEEADLTDNAVVRGRQFKETMRDADLDPVEDVRGKGLLLAVEFDTKERRDAVVDEAFSRGLLTLACGHKVLRILPPLDVTEREIDLGADLLTDAIEAAA from the coding sequence ATGGATCGCGACACCGCAACGCCCGCCGTCGCCGGCCTCCCCGGCGAGCGCGCTCGCGAGTGGGTCGACTACCACCACGAGTCGGCCGCGCCGAGCACCTACGTTTACGAGTTCGTCTGGGACCGCACCGCGCCCGCGGAGGGCCCGTTCTGCACCGACGTCGACGGCAACGTCCTCATGGACTTCACCAGCCACGTCGCCGCCGCGCCGCTCGGGTACAACAACCCCCTCATAATGGACCGGCTCGAAGAGTTCGACCTCGTCGACCCGCTGAAGATCGCCGGGCAGGACTTCTACGCCGCTGGCGGCCCCTCTCCCGGGGACGGACTCCCCGGCTCGTCGGGGCTTATGGACCGCCTGACGGACCTGACGAGCCACTACGACATGGACACCGTCTTCCTCTCGAACTCCGGGGCGGAGGCGGTCGAGAACGCCATCAAGATCGCCTACGACGCCTCCGACGGCGCGAAGTACGCGATCACCTTCGACGGGGCGTTCCACGGCCGGACGCTGGGCGCGCTCTCGCTCAACCGCTCGAAGTCCGTCTACCGCCGCGACTTTCCGGAGATCAGCGGCGTGACCGAGGTGCCGTTCTGCGAGGACCGCACCTGCTCGCCCGAGACCTGCTCGTGCGGTTTCTTCGCGGACGGCGTCTCGCGGCTCCGGAAGAAGCTCGATCCGGAGCGCGGGAACGTCCACCCCGACGACGTGGCCTACCTCATCATGGAACCGATCCAGGGCGAGGGGGGCTACCGGTTCCCCTCGGAGGCGTTCACCGACGAGATCGCGGCGCTCGCCGAGGAACACGACATTACGGTGATCGCCGACGAGATCCAGACCGGCGTCGGGCGCACCGGCGAGATGTGGGGCTCCGACCACTACGCGTACGACCCCGACGTGATCGCGAGCGGGAAGGGGCTCCGCGTGGGCGCGACCGTCTCGCGGAGCGACGTGTTCCCCGAGGAGACCGGCCGGCTCTCCTCGACGTGGGGCGCCGGCGACCTGATCGCCTCGGCGCAGGGCGCGCTCACGCTCGACGCCATCGAGGAGGCGGACCTCACCGACAACGCCGTCGTCCGCGGCCGACAGTTCAAAGAGACGATGCGCGACGCCGACCTCGACCCCGTCGAGGACGTCCGCGGAAAGGGCCTGTTGCTCGCCGTCGAGTTCGACACGAAGGAGCGCCGGGACGCGGTCGTCGACGAGGCGTTCTCGCGCGGCCTCCTCACGCTCGCGTGCGGTCACAAGGTCCTCCGAATTCTCCCGCCGCTCGACGTCACCGAACGCGAAATCGACCTCGGCGCCGACCTACTCACGGACGCGATCGAAGCGGCGGCGTAG
- a CDS encoding Hsp20/alpha crystallin family protein: MLEPANTWTQGLDFPSRLLESGSNDYELYEEDGEFVLSVELPGFDPEEITASWNDGVLNVAGEHEDENRGTRRTYHRRFRFPKAIDEDGITAEYQNGILTVRLPVTVENAVSGTEIEIES; encoded by the coding sequence ATGCTCGAACCGGCGAACACGTGGACGCAGGGACTCGACTTCCCGAGCCGACTGCTCGAATCCGGTAGCAACGACTACGAACTGTACGAGGAGGACGGCGAGTTCGTCCTCTCGGTCGAGCTCCCCGGGTTCGATCCCGAGGAGATCACCGCCTCGTGGAACGACGGCGTGCTCAACGTGGCCGGGGAACACGAGGACGAGAACCGCGGGACTCGTCGGACGTACCACCGGCGGTTCCGCTTCCCGAAGGCGATCGACGAGGACGGCATCACGGCCGAATACCAGAACGGCATCCTGACGGTCCGGCTCCCCGTGACCGTCGAGAACGCCGTCAGCGGCACGGAGATCGAGATCGAGAGCTGA
- a CDS encoding alpha hydrolase gives MELALLYSGGKDSSLAAHLLDRFYDVRCVTGSFGLTDDWEHAERAADELGFPFERVDLDREVAEDAAETMVADGYPRNGIQRVHEHALETIAALDVDAIADGTRRDDRVPTVSRAQAQSLEDRNGIDYISPLSGFGRHAVDQLVDATFDVQQGPSEEVPKADYEDELRTLIAGEYGEETVGDVFPDHDQTYVHGRND, from the coding sequence ATGGAGCTCGCGCTGCTGTACAGCGGGGGGAAAGACTCCTCGCTCGCCGCCCACCTGCTCGACCGGTTTTACGACGTCCGCTGCGTCACCGGCAGCTTCGGGCTCACGGACGACTGGGAGCACGCCGAGCGGGCGGCCGACGAGCTCGGGTTCCCGTTCGAGCGCGTCGACCTCGACCGCGAGGTGGCCGAGGACGCAGCCGAGACGATGGTCGCCGACGGCTACCCCCGGAACGGGATCCAGCGCGTCCACGAGCACGCCTTAGAGACCATCGCCGCCCTCGACGTCGACGCCATCGCGGACGGCACTCGTCGCGACGACCGCGTCCCCACGGTGTCGCGGGCGCAGGCGCAGAGCCTCGAAGACCGCAACGGGATCGACTACATCTCCCCGCTCTCCGGGTTCGGCCGCCACGCCGTCGACCAGCTCGTCGACGCCACCTTCGATGTCCAACAGGGGCCGAGCGAGGAGGTCCCGAAGGCGGACTACGAGGACGAGCTCCGGACGCTCATCGCCGGCGAGTACGGCGAAGAGACCGTCGGCGACGTGTTCCCCGACCACGACCAGACGTACGTCCACGGCCGGAACGACTGA
- a CDS encoding DNA-binding protein, whose protein sequence is MSGNPDDERLEELREQKMEELRERQGGEGDAAEAQQEAQERAEAQQEAVLKQHLTDGARQRLNAVEMSKPQFGEKVKKQVAALAQSGRIQGQIDEEQMRDLLKELQPEQKSFDIRHR, encoded by the coding sequence ATGAGCGGCAACCCCGACGACGAACGGCTCGAGGAACTGCGCGAACAGAAGATGGAGGAGCTCCGCGAGCGACAGGGCGGCGAGGGCGACGCCGCCGAGGCCCAACAGGAGGCCCAAGAGCGCGCCGAGGCCCAGCAGGAGGCGGTGTTGAAACAGCACCTGACCGACGGCGCGCGCCAGCGGCTCAACGCGGTCGAGATGTCGAAGCCCCAGTTCGGCGAGAAGGTGAAAAAGCAGGTCGCCGCGCTGGCGCAGAGCGGACGAATCCAAGGACAGATCGACGAAGAGCAGATGCGAGACCTGCTCAAAGAGCTTCAGCCCGAGCAGAAGAGCTTCGACATCCGACACCGGTAG
- a CDS encoding universal stress protein — MTRVLVPVAVLEGGSVSTGLISLLGTVDVTVLGYHILPEQTPPDQARLRFEERATSALEDISQEFAAAGGAADHRLVFTHDREQTIRRVAGEVDADAFAVPGTTGDVDRILVSLSGDVDADRILSFVKALVGDRDIGVTLFLAAGAEMPGDGAADAAASESADPGVAGDVGDGVDARLAAAADRLREAGLDVDTATAADGSPFDALIDAVPGHDAVVMGERAPSFRSFVFGEESERVAAASVGPVLVVRDRRADDESDEDTAASAADDTASAADETAPAADE, encoded by the coding sequence ATGACACGCGTACTCGTACCCGTCGCGGTGCTCGAGGGAGGGAGCGTCTCGACCGGCCTGATCTCGCTGCTCGGGACCGTCGACGTGACCGTCCTCGGCTACCACATCCTCCCGGAACAGACGCCGCCGGACCAGGCCCGGCTCCGGTTCGAGGAGCGCGCGACGTCCGCCCTGGAGGACATCAGTCAGGAGTTCGCGGCCGCGGGCGGCGCGGCCGACCACCGGCTCGTGTTCACGCACGACCGCGAGCAGACGATCCGGCGGGTCGCGGGCGAGGTCGACGCCGACGCGTTCGCCGTCCCCGGAACGACCGGCGACGTCGACCGGATCTTAGTGTCGCTCTCGGGCGACGTCGACGCCGACCGGATCCTCTCGTTCGTCAAGGCGCTCGTCGGCGACCGCGACATCGGCGTCACCCTGTTCCTCGCGGCGGGAGCCGAAATGCCCGGCGACGGCGCCGCAGACGCCGCCGCGTCCGAGAGTGCCGATCCCGGCGTCGCCGGCGACGTGGGCGACGGTGTCGACGCCCGGCTGGCGGCCGCGGCCGACCGCCTCCGCGAGGCGGGGCTCGACGTTGACACGGCGACGGCGGCGGACGGCTCGCCGTTCGACGCGCTGATCGACGCGGTGCCCGGCCACGACGCGGTCGTGATGGGCGAGCGCGCGCCCTCGTTCCGGTCGTTCGTGTTCGGCGAGGAGAGCGAGCGCGTCGCGGCCGCCTCCGTCGGTCCCGTCCTCGTCGTCCGTGACCGCCGAGCGGACGACGAGTCCGACGAGGACACAGCGGCGTCTGCCGCCGACGACACGGCGTCTGCCGCCGACGAAACGGCGCCTGCCGCCGACGAGTAG
- a CDS encoding zinc-dependent metalloprotease encodes MDILRSVRTVAEAEGPGVVDWDRAAAAAKDATAPGSIALSDAERAGYAADVRDARSRLAEVAGIEFDVPDTVEVQNRHHWIDASVGTFRRVMDPIEAAAAGDGEEAGAVGDPGTDSLDVMPDSAPGPVGPAPGAAFAQDLSRVANTGSMAFALGFLARNVLGQYDPLLLADEPDADHGLYFVHPNIVAVAAALDVDYPRFRRWIAFHEVTHAAEFGAAPWLPEYLESRVERGVEGMVGGAGGVEGMTGRGLDPDAFAELQAAMTAVEGYAEVLMDRAFDGEYADLRRKLDERRGGGGPVRRLAQRLLGLGLKRRQYERGAAFFRHVADVRGIEAAGAVWERAENLPTAGEIDDPEAWLVRVDP; translated from the coding sequence ATGGACATCCTCCGAAGCGTCCGGACCGTCGCCGAGGCCGAGGGGCCGGGCGTCGTCGACTGGGACCGGGCCGCGGCGGCCGCGAAGGACGCCACGGCCCCCGGATCGATCGCGCTCTCCGACGCGGAGCGCGCGGGGTACGCCGCCGACGTCCGCGACGCGCGCTCGCGGCTGGCCGAGGTGGCCGGGATCGAGTTCGACGTTCCCGACACCGTCGAGGTGCAGAACCGCCACCACTGGATCGACGCGAGCGTCGGTACCTTCCGGCGCGTGATGGACCCGATCGAGGCGGCCGCGGCCGGCGACGGCGAGGAGGCCGGAGCGGTCGGGGATCCCGGAACCGACTCGCTCGACGTGATGCCGGACAGCGCGCCCGGACCGGTCGGACCCGCACCCGGCGCAGCCTTCGCGCAGGACCTCTCGCGGGTCGCCAACACGGGGTCGATGGCGTTCGCCTTAGGCTTCCTCGCGCGGAACGTCCTCGGCCAGTACGACCCGCTGCTGCTCGCCGACGAGCCGGACGCCGACCACGGGCTCTACTTCGTCCACCCGAACATCGTCGCGGTCGCGGCCGCGCTCGACGTCGACTACCCTCGGTTCCGCCGGTGGATCGCGTTCCACGAGGTGACCCACGCCGCGGAGTTCGGCGCGGCGCCGTGGCTGCCGGAGTACCTCGAATCGCGCGTCGAGCGCGGCGTCGAGGGGATGGTCGGCGGCGCGGGCGGCGTCGAGGGGATGACCGGGCGCGGGCTCGACCCCGACGCGTTCGCGGAGCTCCAGGCCGCGATGACCGCGGTGGAGGGGTACGCCGAGGTGCTGATGGACCGCGCGTTCGACGGTGAGTACGCGGACCTCCGACGGAAGCTCGACGAGCGCCGCGGCGGGGGCGGCCCCGTGCGCCGGCTCGCGCAGCGCCTGCTCGGCCTCGGGCTCAAGCGGCGGCAGTACGAGCGCGGCGCCGCCTTCTTCCGGCACGTCGCCGACGTGCGCGGCATCGAGGCCGCGGGCGCCGTCTGGGAGCGCGCCGAGAACCTCCCGACCGCCGGAGAGATCGACGACCCCGAGGCGTGGCTCGTCCGCGTCGACCCCTGA
- a CDS encoding DUF892 family protein, with protein sequence MSSDRVVDLLRTAYADEIETVMNYQTNAIVLDGVRAEEIKESLKQDVQEELGHAEQLGQRLKQLDARPPGSAEFTAGQESLQPPEDSTDVLAVINGVLDAEEDAIATYRDLIDAAEEADDPVTEDLAVTLLSDEEAHRTEFRGFQKEYQRE encoded by the coding sequence ATGTCATCCGACCGAGTCGTCGACCTGCTCCGGACGGCGTACGCCGACGAGATCGAGACCGTGATGAACTACCAGACGAACGCGATCGTCCTCGACGGCGTCCGTGCCGAGGAGATCAAAGAGAGCCTCAAACAGGACGTCCAAGAGGAGCTCGGCCACGCCGAACAGCTCGGACAGCGGCTCAAACAGCTCGACGCGCGTCCGCCCGGGTCCGCCGAGTTCACGGCCGGCCAGGAGTCGCTCCAGCCGCCCGAGGATTCGACGGACGTGTTGGCCGTCATCAACGGCGTCCTCGACGCCGAGGAGGACGCGATCGCGACGTACCGAGACCTGATCGACGCCGCCGAGGAAGCCGACGACCCGGTCACCGAGGACCTGGCCGTGACGCTGCTCTCCGACGAGGAGGCCCACCGGACCGAGTTCCGCGGGTTCCAGAAGGAGTACCAGCGCGAGTAG
- a CDS encoding helicase C-terminal domain-containing protein, translating to MDPSRIPAEFPAPSFRGAQEQALADIRDAFAAGNRVVLVRAPTGSGKSLLARAIMGAAATAGEAAPSEATGAYYTTPQVSQIDDVEADDLLDDLAVIRGKSNYDCVLPGEHDTPVNRAPCARQQGFDCSIRHRCPYFSDRAIASGNRFAAMTLAYFMRTAGSEVFRKRDVVVIDEAHGLAEWAEMYATIEISPERVPVWDDVGVPDVAADAGPEEDPLDRTARFVESLRDVAIRAKDELVGRPELDREEVARRDRLQELISELGWFLEDYREPESPTTWVVDQSGGEGSRIDIKPLDPARYLRHTVWDRGNRFALLSATILSKNAFCRGVGLDPADVALVDVEHTFPLANRPLYDVTQGPMTYEHRDETVPKIARLIVRLMAEHPDEKGLIHAHSYDIAERITERLGEFGVAARVRRHDRQNRDAELEAWKASADPEVFVSVKMEEALDLKGDLCRWQVVCKAPYRNTNDSRVARRLEDGQWAWYHRTALRTVIQACGRVVRAPDDYGATYLADDSLLDLFERADADTPGWFRDQVDAMTTPSLPAFDPEAALAGIDASPSGGAGAGRRRSRRSGGSESGNAGHASRGEGGSEAGDGDATVDSGTPGDESVRTRSERDEERRRDHPLSDVWGDG from the coding sequence GTGGACCCGAGCCGGATCCCCGCCGAGTTCCCCGCGCCGAGCTTCCGCGGGGCACAGGAGCAGGCCCTCGCCGACATCCGCGACGCGTTCGCGGCCGGCAACCGGGTCGTGTTGGTGCGCGCGCCGACGGGCAGCGGCAAGTCGCTGCTCGCCCGCGCGATCATGGGCGCGGCCGCGACCGCCGGCGAGGCGGCCCCCAGCGAGGCGACCGGCGCCTACTACACGACCCCGCAGGTGTCGCAGATCGACGATGTCGAGGCCGACGACCTGCTCGACGACCTCGCGGTGATCCGCGGGAAGTCGAACTACGACTGCGTGCTCCCGGGCGAGCACGACACGCCCGTGAACCGCGCCCCCTGCGCGCGCCAGCAGGGGTTCGACTGCTCGATCCGGCACCGCTGCCCGTACTTCTCCGACCGCGCCATCGCCTCCGGCAACCGCTTCGCGGCCATGACGCTCGCGTACTTCATGCGCACCGCCGGCTCCGAGGTGTTCCGCAAGCGCGACGTCGTCGTGATCGACGAGGCGCACGGGCTCGCGGAGTGGGCCGAGATGTACGCGACCATCGAGATATCGCCCGAGCGCGTCCCGGTGTGGGACGACGTGGGCGTCCCCGACGTCGCGGCCGACGCCGGCCCCGAGGAGGACCCGCTCGACCGGACCGCGCGGTTCGTCGAGAGCCTTCGCGACGTGGCGATCCGCGCGAAAGACGAGCTGGTCGGCCGCCCCGAGCTCGACCGCGAGGAGGTGGCTCGGCGCGACAGACTTCAGGAGCTCATCAGCGAACTCGGCTGGTTCCTTGAGGACTACCGCGAGCCGGAGTCCCCGACCACGTGGGTCGTCGACCAGTCGGGCGGCGAGGGGTCCCGCATCGACATCAAGCCGCTCGACCCCGCGCGCTACCTCAGACACACGGTGTGGGACCGCGGGAACCGCTTCGCGCTGCTGTCCGCCACCATCCTCTCGAAGAACGCGTTCTGCCGCGGCGTCGGGCTCGACCCGGCCGACGTCGCCCTCGTCGACGTCGAGCACACGTTCCCGCTCGCGAACCGACCGCTGTACGACGTGACGCAGGGGCCGATGACGTACGAGCACCGCGACGAGACGGTGCCGAAGATCGCCCGCCTGATCGTCCGGCTGATGGCCGAACACCCCGACGAGAAGGGGCTGATCCACGCGCACTCGTACGACATCGCGGAGCGGATCACGGAGCGCCTCGGCGAGTTCGGCGTCGCCGCGCGCGTCAGGCGCCACGACCGACAGAACCGGGACGCCGAACTGGAGGCGTGGAAGGCGAGCGCCGACCCGGAGGTGTTCGTCTCCGTGAAGATGGAGGAGGCGCTGGACCTCAAAGGCGACCTCTGCCGCTGGCAGGTGGTGTGTAAGGCGCCGTACCGGAACACGAACGACTCGCGGGTCGCCCGGCGGCTGGAGGACGGCCAGTGGGCGTGGTACCACCGCACGGCGCTGCGCACGGTCATCCAGGCGTGCGGCCGGGTCGTCCGCGCGCCGGACGACTACGGCGCGACGTACCTCGCGGACGACTCCCTCCTCGACCTCTTCGAGCGCGCCGATGCCGACACGCCCGGCTGGTTCCGCGACCAGGTCGACGCGATGACGACCCCGTCGCTGCCGGCGTTCGACCCAGAGGCGGCGCTGGCCGGCATCGACGCGTCGCCGTCCGGCGGCGCCGGCGCGGGACGGCGGCGGAGTCGCCGCTCGGGCGGGTCAGAGAGCGGGAACGCGGGTCACGCGTCCCGCGGCGAGGGCGGCTCGGAAGCCGGCGACGGGGACGCGACCGTCGACAGCGGAACGCCCGGCGACGAGTCGGTCCGGACCCGCTCCGAGCGCGACGAGGAGCGCCGACGGGACCACCCGCTGTCGGACGTGTGGGGCGACGGCTGA
- a CDS encoding UPF0175 family protein — MATNGLSSALTLYGARTLTLSQAAAQAGLSEAEFIEQLERRGIEVTESERAAALGREQPARAD, encoded by the coding sequence ATGGCCACGAACGGGCTGTCGAGTGCGCTGACGCTGTACGGTGCGCGAACCCTGACGCTGTCGCAGGCGGCCGCACAGGCAGGGCTCAGCGAGGCCGAATTCATCGAGCAGCTCGAACGCCGCGGCATCGAGGTAACCGAGTCCGAGCGCGCCGCAGCGCTCGGCCGCGAACAGCCCGCCCGCGCCGATTGA
- a CDS encoding SHOCT domain-containing protein, producing MSLPTFEKKRLIGLIAVLSFGLTSLFAVIVPGPLEALIPATFIAGFFLLIPLVAVLGEDFPLVAADDPDADASTESATTAERPVAELRERYASGEIDESEFERRLDRLLATEDLDERFDRIDADRGGGSRERDLELE from the coding sequence ATGTCCCTCCCCACGTTCGAGAAGAAGCGACTCATCGGGCTCATCGCTGTTCTTTCGTTCGGCCTCACCTCCCTCTTCGCGGTCATCGTCCCGGGCCCGCTGGAGGCGCTGATCCCGGCGACGTTCATCGCCGGATTCTTCCTCCTGATCCCGCTCGTGGCGGTGCTCGGCGAGGACTTCCCGCTCGTCGCGGCAGACGATCCCGACGCCGACGCGTCGACTGAGAGCGCGACGACCGCCGAACGACCGGTCGCGGAACTGCGCGAGCGCTACGCGAGCGGCGAAATAGACGAGTCGGAGTTCGAGCGGCGGCTCGACCGCCTGCTGGCGACCGAGGACCTCGACGAGCGGTTCGACCGGATCGACGCCGACCGCGGCGGGGGAAGTCGGGAGCGCGACCTCGAACTGGAGTGA
- a CDS encoding M20/M25/M40 family metallo-hydrolase codes for MDDERSAFLDDLLATPSPSGFETAAQRVWTDYVREFADRVDTDAYGNAVAVHEGDPDAPAIAVTGHADEIGFIVRDVLDDGFLRIGRIGGSDRTVSKGQHVTVHADEPVQGVVGQTAIHLRDEGDDEYEDVAAQFVDIGAEDADEARDHVEVGDPVTFSTGRRDLVGDRIAARGIDNRAGAWAAAEGLRRAAAADVDATVYAVSTVQEEVGLQGARMVGVDLDDVDAFVAVDVTHATDNPDVDRERRGPVELGAGPVIGRGSANHPVLVDLARDAADDAGLEVQLQAAGIRTGTDADAFYTARGGVPALNVSIPNRYMHTPVEVIDTGDLDAVADLLAAIGAAAGDLDAAESPFGVDV; via the coding sequence ATGGACGACGAGCGCAGCGCGTTCCTCGACGACCTCCTCGCGACGCCGAGCCCCTCAGGGTTCGAGACGGCCGCCCAGCGGGTCTGGACCGACTACGTCCGCGAGTTCGCGGACCGGGTCGACACCGACGCGTACGGTAACGCCGTCGCGGTTCACGAGGGCGACCCCGACGCGCCGGCGATCGCCGTCACCGGCCACGCCGACGAGATCGGGTTCATCGTCCGCGACGTGCTCGACGACGGCTTCCTCCGGATCGGGCGGATCGGCGGCTCCGACCGCACCGTCTCGAAGGGCCAGCACGTCACGGTTCACGCCGACGAGCCGGTCCAGGGCGTCGTCGGCCAGACGGCGATCCACCTGCGGGACGAGGGCGACGACGAGTACGAGGACGTGGCGGCCCAGTTCGTCGACATCGGCGCCGAGGACGCCGACGAGGCGCGCGACCACGTCGAGGTCGGCGACCCCGTCACGTTCTCGACGGGCCGCCGCGACCTCGTCGGCGACCGGATCGCCGCCCGCGGGATCGACAACCGGGCCGGCGCGTGGGCGGCCGCTGAGGGGCTCCGCCGCGCCGCAGCGGCCGACGTCGACGCCACCGTCTACGCGGTCTCGACCGTCCAGGAGGAGGTCGGGCTCCAGGGCGCCCGGATGGTCGGCGTCGACCTCGACGACGTCGACGCGTTCGTCGCGGTCGACGTCACCCACGCCACCGACAACCCGGACGTCGACCGCGAGCGGCGCGGCCCGGTCGAGCTCGGCGCCGGTCCGGTGATCGGTCGCGGCAGCGCGAACCACCCGGTCCTCGTCGACCTCGCGCGCGACGCGGCGGACGACGCCGGCCTCGAGGTCCAACTCCAGGCGGCGGGCATTCGCACCGGCACCGACGCGGACGCGTTCTACACCGCCCGGGGCGGCGTGCCGGCGCTCAACGTCTCGATCCCGAACCGGTACATGCACACGCCGGTCGAGGTGATCGACACCGGGGACCTCGACGCCGTCGCCGACCTCCTCGCCGCGATCGGCGCGGCGGCGGGCGATCTCGACGCGGCGGAATCGCCGTTCGGGGTCGACGTCTGA